One Dama dama isolate Ldn47 chromosome 18, ASM3311817v1, whole genome shotgun sequence DNA window includes the following coding sequences:
- the LOC133072117 gene encoding transmembrane protein 59-like — MAVPKGRLWLRAQLGISPLLLLAMALAGGSGTASAEAFDSVLGDTASCHRACQLTYPLHTYPKEEELYACQRGCRLFSICQFVDDGIDLNRTKLECESACTEAYSQSDEQYACHLGCQNQLPYAELRQEQLMSLMPKMHPLFPLTLVRSFWSDMVDSAQSFITSSWTFYLQADDGKIVIFQSKPEIQYAPQLEQEPTNLKESSLSKMSSDLQMRSSQAHRNYLEDGESDGFLRCLSLNSGWILTMTLVLSVMVLLWICCATVATAVEQYVPSEKLSIYGDLEFMNEQKLNRYPASSLVVVRSKAEDHEEAGPLPAKVNLAHSEI; from the coding sequence ATGGCGGTGCCGAAGGGGAGACTGTGGCTCAGGGCCCAACTGGGGATctcgccgctgctgctgctggccaTGGCTCTGGCCGGAGGCTCGGGAACCGCTTCAGCTGAAGCCTTTGACTCGGTCTTGGGTGATACGGCGTCTTGTCACCGGGCCTGTCAGTTGACGTATCCCTTGCACACCTACCCCAAGGAAGAGGAGTTGTACGCATGTCAGAGAGGTTGCAGGCTGTTTTCAATTTGTCAGTTTGTGGATGATGGAATTGATTTAAATCGGACCAAACTGGAATGTGAATCTGCATGTACAGAAGCATATTCCCAATCTGATGAGCAATATGCTTGCCATCTTGGTTGCCAGAATCAGCTGCCATACGCAGAACTGAGACAAGAACAACTCatgtccctgatgccaaaaatgCATCCACTGTTCCCTCTAACTCTGGTAAGATCATTCTGGAGTGATATGGTGGACTCTGCACAGAGCTTCATAACCTCTTCGTGGACTTTTTATCTTCAAGCTGATGATGGAAAAATAGTTATATTCCAGTCTAAACCAGAAATCCAGTATGCACCACAGTTGGAGCAGGAGCCTACAAATTTGAAAGAATCGTCACTAAGCAAAATGTCCTCAGATCTGCAAATGAGAAGTTCACAAGCACATAGGAACTAtcttgaagatggagaaagtgaTGGCTTTTTAAGATGCCTGTCTCTTAACTCTGGGTGGATTTTAACCATGACTCTTGTCCTCTCTGTGATGGTGTTGCTCTGGATTTGTTGTGCAACTGTTGCTACAGCTGTGGAGCAGTATGTGCCCTCTGAGAAGCTGAGTATCTATGGTGACTTGGAATTTATGAATGAACAAAAGTTAAACAGATATCCAGCTTCTTCTCTTGTGGTTGTTAGATCTAAAGCTGAAGATCATGAAGAAGCAGGGCCTCTACCTGCAAAAGTGAATCTTGCTCATTCAGaaatttaa